In Bacteroidota bacterium, the genomic window AAAGACTAATTTGATAAATAACTAAACACAATCGAGTAGGCGGCTGATGGCAAAATAGCCACCAGTGCAGCTCTCACAGTTCTGCTGAGCCTGCCGAAGTACCACAAAGCGTACAGGTCTCGTACTTAGCGGTTCATCAAGCAAAAGAAAATTAGAGTTGATACTCAGATGGAAAAGTTCTTCGAGAAAATTGAAAATGTTGAGAAAAGGAAATATAGCCTCTCAATTGTAGCCTTTTTATGCTTACTGAAGTTTTCATCATTGGACTTAGAGCAACTCAAAAGATGGGCGAAATACCAACACTGCAACAAAAATCGATGGTGGATATTTCATCGTTACTTTCATAATAGGCACTTCACAGATCACTACAAACAAGCAAGGGTATTACAAATTATCGCCTTTACAAATTCTCCCGAATACCTATCAGATACCATGTGAAGATAAAAAGTAAAGCAAACCCATATCTGCCGGAATTCGTTAAATATTTTTATCTGAGAACAAAATGGTGATAAGACATTGCAACGAATTGCAAACAAATAACTACTTTTGATGATAATGTTAAAGATTAGTAAAACAACAATTAGCGAGGTAACCCTTCGCCGTCTCGCACCTGCAGGATTTAAAGTGTATGAGCCGTGTGCAGGGAAACTTGCACGCACGATTTTTATGGGGCCTAAGCTACCCGATTGGGTAATTTGGAAAATGTCCTTAGAATTTGGAATGCTTACCAAAAATTGGTAACTTTGAGTAAAATTTAGAAAAATGAAAAATACATCTATATCACTTGGAAATTATTTTGACCAATTTGTAAGCACACAAGTTTCGGTTGGACGATATAAAAATGTCAGCGAAGTAATCAGAGCTGGACTGCGCCTTTTGGAAAATGAAGAAAGTAAAACAATTGCA contains:
- a CDS encoding type II toxin-antitoxin system ParD family antitoxin, coding for MKNTSISLGNYFDQFVSTQVSVGRYKNVSEVIRAGLRLLENEESKTIALKNAIKEGLNSPRVESFDFDENLKNLKSEKRKNA